A region from the Variovorax paradoxus genome encodes:
- a CDS encoding SDR family oxidoreductase yields MKIENSVVLVTGANRGIGLAFARELLERGARKVYAGARDPASVTQAGVQPLRLDVNQPGDVAAAAELASDVTLVINNAGIAQPGGFLAPDSEEVARRIFETNFFSVLRMSKAFAPILKANGGGALLNVLSVASWVNGGELAAYSASKSAAWSLTNSLRNELAAQKTQVLGLHMGYVDTDLTRGFDAPKSSPEDIVKRALDGLESGLDEVLADEITQHVKHGLTAARPSYLPQAA; encoded by the coding sequence ATGAAGATCGAAAATTCCGTTGTCCTTGTCACGGGTGCCAATCGCGGCATCGGCCTGGCATTCGCGCGCGAGCTGCTCGAGCGCGGCGCCCGCAAGGTCTACGCCGGAGCACGCGACCCCGCGTCCGTCACGCAAGCCGGTGTGCAGCCCCTGCGGCTCGACGTCAACCAGCCGGGCGACGTGGCGGCCGCCGCGGAGCTGGCGTCGGATGTGACGCTGGTGATCAACAACGCCGGCATCGCCCAGCCCGGAGGCTTTCTTGCGCCGGACAGCGAAGAGGTCGCGCGCCGCATCTTCGAGACCAACTTCTTCTCCGTGCTGCGCATGAGCAAGGCCTTCGCGCCCATCCTCAAGGCCAACGGCGGCGGCGCGCTGCTCAATGTGCTGTCGGTCGCCTCCTGGGTGAACGGCGGCGAGCTGGCTGCCTATTCGGCCAGCAAGTCCGCAGCCTGGTCGCTCACCAACTCGCTGCGCAACGAACTGGCGGCGCAGAAGACGCAAGTGCTCGGGCTGCACATGGGCTACGTCGACACCGACCTCACGCGCGGATTCGATGCCCCGAAGTCCAGCCCCGAGGACATCGTCAAGCGCGCGCTCGACGGCCTCGAGTCGGGCCTGGACGAGGTGCTGGCCGATGAGATCACGCAGCACGTCAAGCACGGCTTGACCGCGGCAAGGCCGAGCTACCTGCCCCAGGCCGCCTGA
- a CDS encoding alpha/beta fold hydrolase yields MIFEQKPKVTWKDVPTRTIAAGGVAFAYRELGTENAGVPVVFLIHLAAVLDNWDPRVVDGFAATRRVIAFDNRGVGASSGAPAASMEEMARDAITFIKAMGLGQVDLFGFSMGGMIAQEIVQMEPQLVRRMIITGTGPAGGEGISRVARVTYIDMIRGWLTFQDPKQFLFFTRTPAGIRAGKEFLQRLKERSENRDKAITVAALQAQLKALRRWGAKKPADLSRVRHPVLVANGDSDRMVPSKNTRDLAQRLPNSELIVYPDSGHGAVFQFHADFVPRALAFLAR; encoded by the coding sequence ATGATCTTCGAGCAGAAGCCGAAAGTCACCTGGAAAGACGTTCCCACGCGGACGATCGCCGCCGGTGGCGTGGCGTTCGCCTACCGGGAACTGGGCACCGAGAACGCGGGCGTCCCGGTCGTGTTCCTCATCCACCTGGCGGCCGTGCTGGACAACTGGGATCCGCGGGTCGTGGACGGATTCGCGGCAACGCGCCGCGTGATCGCGTTCGACAACCGCGGCGTGGGCGCGTCGAGCGGAGCCCCGGCGGCGTCGATGGAGGAGATGGCCAGGGACGCAATCACCTTCATCAAGGCCATGGGCCTTGGCCAGGTCGACCTCTTCGGCTTCTCGATGGGCGGCATGATCGCCCAGGAGATCGTGCAGATGGAGCCGCAGCTCGTGCGCAGGATGATCATCACGGGAACGGGCCCCGCGGGCGGCGAAGGCATCAGCCGGGTGGCCCGCGTGACCTACATCGACATGATCCGCGGCTGGCTCACCTTCCAGGACCCGAAGCAGTTCCTGTTCTTCACCAGGACGCCCGCGGGAATCCGCGCGGGGAAAGAGTTTCTGCAGCGCCTGAAGGAGCGCTCCGAGAACCGCGACAAGGCCATCACCGTGGCCGCCCTGCAGGCCCAGCTGAAGGCATTGCGGCGTTGGGGCGCAAAGAAGCCCGCGGACCTGTCGAGGGTGCGGCACCCCGTGCTCGTGGCGAATGGCGACAGCGACCGCATGGTCCCGAGCAAGAACACGCGCGACCTGGCGCAGCGCCTTCCGAACAGCGAACTCATCGTCTATCCCGATTCCGGACACGGCGCGGTGTTCCAGTTCCATGCCGACTTCGTGCCGAGGGCGCTCGCGTTTCTTGCGCGCTGA
- a CDS encoding TetR/AcrR family transcriptional regulator — MICIMRNSKPNTRAAAKDATHDRIVSVAARAIRRSGYDGTGVADIMKEAGLTHGAFYAHFASREAMLAEAAQRACAESAAAAADVVAKVPSGTALPAMLNGYLSKEHLGHVDIGCPLAALGSETSRQAPEVRRVTTRHIKEMIDLVARQLPDWGQPGAHERALVTISTMVGALLLARAVDEPALSDSLREAALKHLTAVGS; from the coding sequence ATGATATGCATCATGCGAAACTCGAAACCCAACACCAGGGCTGCTGCCAAGGACGCCACGCACGACCGCATCGTGTCCGTGGCCGCCCGGGCCATCCGGCGCAGCGGCTACGACGGCACCGGGGTGGCGGACATCATGAAGGAGGCCGGCCTGACGCATGGCGCCTTCTATGCCCACTTTGCCTCGCGCGAAGCCATGCTGGCCGAAGCGGCCCAAAGGGCCTGCGCGGAGTCCGCTGCCGCCGCAGCCGATGTCGTGGCCAAGGTGCCCTCCGGCACGGCGCTGCCGGCCATGCTGAACGGCTATCTCTCCAAGGAGCACCTGGGCCACGTCGACATCGGCTGCCCGCTGGCCGCGCTGGGCTCCGAGACCTCGCGCCAGGCGCCCGAGGTGCGCCGCGTGACCACCCGGCACATCAAGGAAATGATCGACCTCGTCGCGCGCCAGCTGCCCGACTGGGGACAGCCGGGCGCCCACGAGCGGGCGCTCGTGACCATCTCCACCATGGTGGGCGCCCTGCTGCTGGCGCGTGCGGTCGACGAGCCGGCGCTGTCCGACAGCCTGCGCGAGGCCGCACTCAAGCACCTGACCGCCGTCGGCAGCTGA
- a CDS encoding NADP-dependent oxidoreductase, whose product MKAFVLERYGKKRALRPAEMPTPELRDDEVLVEVHAAGVNLLDSKIRDGEFKLILPYRLPLVLGHDVAGVVIKAGPQVRGFKVGDEVYARVDDFRIGTFAEFVPVKEASLALKPRGLTMEEAASIPLVGLTAWQALVEKAGLKKGQKVFVQAGSGGVGTFAIQLARQLGATVATTTSAPNAALVKSLGADVVIDYRTQDFEDVLSDCDVVLNSQDGKTLEKSLRVLKRGGKLVSISGPPDPEFGKQIAAPGFVKLVMRLLSSGARRKAKALGVGYSFLFMRADGSQLQQITRLIEAGDIRPVIDRVFPFESTNEALAYVEAGRAKGKVVIKVK is encoded by the coding sequence ATAAAAGCCTTTGTCCTGGAGCGCTACGGCAAGAAGCGCGCGCTGCGGCCGGCAGAAATGCCCACCCCGGAGCTGCGCGACGACGAGGTGCTGGTCGAGGTCCACGCCGCCGGCGTGAACCTGCTGGATTCCAAGATCAGGGACGGCGAGTTCAAGCTCATCCTGCCCTACCGGCTGCCTCTGGTGCTGGGGCACGACGTGGCGGGTGTCGTCATCAAGGCGGGGCCGCAGGTGCGCGGCTTCAAGGTGGGCGACGAGGTCTATGCGCGGGTCGACGACTTCCGGATCGGCACCTTCGCGGAGTTCGTGCCGGTCAAGGAGGCATCGCTCGCCCTCAAGCCCCGCGGCCTCACGATGGAAGAAGCCGCGTCGATCCCGCTGGTGGGCTTGACGGCATGGCAGGCACTGGTCGAGAAGGCCGGGCTGAAGAAGGGACAGAAGGTCTTCGTCCAGGCAGGCTCCGGCGGCGTGGGCACCTTTGCCATCCAGCTGGCCAGGCAGCTGGGCGCAACGGTTGCCACGACGACCAGCGCGCCCAATGCCGCACTCGTGAAGAGCCTGGGCGCCGACGTGGTCATCGACTACAGGACGCAGGACTTCGAGGATGTGCTGAGCGACTGCGACGTGGTCCTGAACAGCCAAGACGGCAAGACGCTCGAGAAATCGCTGCGCGTGCTCAAGCGCGGCGGCAAGCTCGTCTCCATCTCCGGACCGCCCGATCCTGAATTCGGCAAGCAGATCGCGGCGCCGGGCTTCGTGAAGCTGGTCATGCGGCTGCTGAGCTCGGGCGCCAGGCGAAAGGCCAAAGCCCTGGGCGTGGGCTACTCGTTCCTCTTCATGAGGGCGGACGGGAGCCAGCTGCAGCAGATCACGCGGCTCATCGAGGCCGGCGACATCCGCCCGGTGATCGACCGGGTCTTTCCATTCGAATCGACCAACGAAGCCCTGGCCTACGTGGAGGCCGGCCGCGCAAAGGGCAAGGTCGTCATCAAGGTCAAGTGA